One Echinicola strongylocentroti DNA window includes the following coding sequences:
- a CDS encoding acetyl-CoA C-acyltransferase, which translates to MKEVYIISAVRTPLGSFGGKLSSLTAVELGSQAIKGAMERAQVTSDQVEEVIMGNVLSANLGQAPARQAAIGAGIGHHVPCTTVNKVCASGMKSVMFAAQSIMTGQSDVIVVGGMESMSNVPYYIPKARFGYKFGNGEFIDGLAKDGLHEVYYNFPMGNCADNTAKELNISREAQDEYAIQSYQRAAEAWKGNVFKDEVIPVSYKGRKGETITVDEDEEYKNVIFEKIPSLRPVFDKEGTVTAANASTMNDGASALVLVSKEKATALGLKPIAKILGFADAATDPIWFTTAPALAIPKALNNANIKSEEVDYYEINEAFSAVALANQHQLKIDNDRLNVFGGAVALGHPLGASGARIVATLTSVLQQKAGKIGVAGICNGGGGASAMVIESLK; encoded by the coding sequence ATGAAAGAAGTATATATCATCTCAGCAGTAAGGACTCCCTTGGGGAGTTTTGGAGGTAAGCTCTCAAGTCTCACCGCAGTGGAACTGGGGAGCCAAGCTATCAAAGGCGCAATGGAGCGGGCACAGGTCACATCGGACCAAGTCGAGGAAGTGATCATGGGAAATGTCCTGTCCGCAAACTTGGGACAAGCCCCCGCTCGACAAGCAGCCATTGGTGCAGGCATCGGTCATCATGTCCCCTGCACCACCGTCAACAAGGTCTGTGCATCGGGAATGAAATCCGTTATGTTTGCGGCCCAATCCATCATGACCGGCCAGAGTGACGTCATCGTAGTTGGGGGCATGGAAAGCATGTCCAACGTCCCCTATTATATCCCCAAAGCCCGATTTGGCTATAAATTTGGCAACGGGGAGTTCATCGATGGCCTCGCCAAAGACGGCCTGCATGAAGTGTATTATAACTTCCCCATGGGCAACTGTGCCGATAATACCGCAAAAGAACTGAACATTAGCCGTGAGGCTCAAGATGAATATGCCATCCAGTCCTACCAACGTGCTGCCGAAGCATGGAAAGGAAATGTCTTCAAGGACGAAGTAATTCCCGTCTCTTACAAAGGGCGAAAGGGCGAAACCATCACCGTGGACGAAGACGAAGAATATAAAAATGTCATTTTCGAAAAAATACCGTCACTACGACCCGTCTTTGATAAAGAAGGCACCGTAACCGCTGCGAATGCGTCCACCATGAATGATGGCGCATCAGCGCTGGTACTGGTGAGCAAGGAAAAAGCAACAGCACTTGGGCTAAAACCCATCGCTAAAATCCTCGGCTTTGCCGATGCGGCTACTGACCCGATCTGGTTTACCACCGCTCCGGCACTGGCTATCCCCAAAGCCCTCAACAATGCCAATATAAAGTCAGAAGAGGTGGATTACTACGAAATCAATGAAGCCTTCTCAGCAGTGGCCTTGGCCAACCAACATCAATTAAAAATCGACAATGACCGGCTCAATGTCTTTGGAGGGGCTGTAGCACTGGGCCATCCACTGGGTGCTTCAGGGGCAAGAATCGTGGCTACTTTGACCTCAGTGCTTCAACAAAAAGCGGGCAAAATAGGCGTAGCCGGTATCTGTAACGGTGGCGGTGGCGCATCGGCCATGGTCATCGAAAGTCTAAAGTAA
- a CDS encoding 1-acyl-sn-glycerol-3-phosphate acyltransferase, whose translation MEESKEKFIEIKEVIREKNPALLKWIPGFVLNYIRKITHEDEINRMMADYGHLYGMDFVHVLIEDFGVDIVLKGAEHIPKTEPVIFASNHPMGGFDGIAFIHAIGRYRQDIRFLVNDILTNIKNFDPLFVPVNKHGSHGRKAARLIEETYAGDKAILVFPAGLVSRKQKHGISDLEWKKSFIAKAKKYQKDVVPVYIDGRNSPFFYNLARLRKKIGVKANIEMMYLGDEMFGQKNKKVTIHVGKPISYKYFDDTKSEKDWAEEVKAIVYSLATES comes from the coding sequence TTGGAGGAGTCGAAAGAAAAATTTATTGAAATCAAGGAGGTGATCCGGGAGAAGAATCCTGCCTTGCTGAAATGGATTCCCGGGTTTGTGCTCAACTATATCCGGAAAATCACCCATGAAGATGAGATAAACAGGATGATGGCGGACTATGGCCATCTTTACGGGATGGACTTTGTGCATGTGCTCATCGAAGATTTTGGGGTGGATATTGTGCTTAAGGGAGCTGAACATATCCCGAAAACCGAGCCGGTGATCTTTGCTTCAAATCATCCAATGGGCGGTTTTGATGGGATAGCCTTTATACACGCTATTGGGAGATACCGTCAGGATATACGGTTTCTGGTCAATGATATTTTGACGAATATAAAGAATTTTGACCCCTTGTTTGTCCCTGTAAACAAGCATGGGAGCCACGGCAGAAAAGCGGCTAGGCTGATCGAGGAAACCTATGCTGGTGACAAGGCTATATTGGTGTTTCCTGCAGGCTTGGTTTCCCGGAAGCAAAAACATGGCATCAGTGACTTGGAATGGAAGAAGAGTTTTATTGCCAAGGCAAAAAAGTACCAAAAGGACGTCGTGCCAGTGTATATTGATGGGAGAAACTCTCCTTTTTTTTATAATTTGGCTCGGCTAAGAAAAAAAATTGGTGTCAAAGCGAATATTGAAATGATGTATTTGGGAGACGAGATGTTTGGCCAAAAGAACAAAAAAGTGACCATACATGTAGGAAAACCAATTTCTTACAAGTATTTTGATGATACAAAAAGTGAAAAAGACTGGGCCGAGGAAGTGAAAGCAATAGTTTATTCCTTAGCCACAGAAAGTTAA
- a CDS encoding TonB-dependent receptor: MKKLISFWIMVMTALGCPQLANGQVSTSLQGVVLDKDSGETLVGASVYWKSAAAKGVTSDEVGEFELPVVSLPDTLVVKYLGYETVRIHIDHRHLDEVVNVSLNPTAAGLEEVVVEGQSEEVITQSVDMGRNIVPVATLKSIPSLFGEVDVLRGLQLLPGIQTAGEGTTGLFVRGGSSDQNLIQLDGAPVYNPSHFFGFFSVFNPDALDQVDLYKGNIPATFGGRLSSVVDISMKDGRTDRIHGSGGIGNISSKITVDGPLFSEKSSFVVTGRRTYADLFLKLSNNEEINSNQLYFYDLGAKMTFRPSDRDKIAISSYYGQDYLQAGDMFGFGWKNWVNSILWDKTFSEKTFLNVNGYYSQYDYQIDIMDDDNGFSWSNLISEGGLRWFFTLAPSDKAVFEVGAHSRYYHFSPVDMTTSPESQITPITTHPGNAVQQDFFVSGELDISPKLKVEGGLRWSMYAQIGKGAEYIYNEGPAQDNAAIIDTVYYDRLRPMAFYQGKEPRIALRYKITKDLSFKSAYNRNFQYLQVASNSSAGLPIDRWALANEYIHPIMADQYSAGVYKTVNEGDWEFSVEGYYKEYDRIIDVKQGQMCCSRIIWRRKS; encoded by the coding sequence ATGAAAAAGCTTATATCCTTCTGGATAATGGTAATGACCGCACTGGGATGCCCACAGCTGGCAAATGGGCAGGTATCAACTAGCCTCCAAGGAGTGGTCTTGGATAAAGACAGCGGGGAAACACTGGTGGGCGCATCTGTTTATTGGAAATCAGCAGCAGCCAAGGGAGTTACCAGTGATGAGGTAGGGGAGTTTGAACTGCCTGTAGTCTCCTTGCCGGATACCTTGGTCGTGAAGTATTTGGGGTATGAAACGGTGAGAATTCACATTGATCATCGGCACTTGGATGAAGTGGTGAACGTAAGCTTAAACCCCACTGCGGCTGGTCTGGAGGAAGTCGTGGTCGAGGGACAGAGTGAAGAGGTCATTACTCAAAGTGTGGACATGGGACGTAATATAGTCCCCGTAGCAACACTAAAGTCTATTCCTAGTTTGTTTGGCGAAGTGGACGTACTCCGGGGGCTGCAGCTCCTGCCAGGAATCCAAACGGCAGGAGAGGGAACCACGGGGTTATTTGTCCGTGGTGGATCTTCGGATCAAAACCTCATTCAGCTGGACGGGGCACCGGTCTACAACCCGTCCCATTTCTTTGGTTTTTTCTCTGTCTTTAATCCTGATGCATTGGATCAGGTGGATCTGTACAAGGGGAATATTCCTGCGACCTTTGGGGGAAGGCTCTCGTCTGTTGTGGACATTTCCATGAAAGATGGGCGTACCGACAGGATTCACGGATCTGGCGGAATTGGAAATATCAGTTCTAAAATCACGGTGGACGGCCCGCTTTTTTCCGAAAAGTCTTCCTTTGTGGTCACGGGCAGACGGACCTATGCCGACCTTTTTCTCAAGCTGTCCAATAACGAAGAGATCAATAGCAACCAATTGTATTTCTATGATTTGGGAGCCAAGATGACCTTTCGTCCATCCGATCGGGACAAAATAGCCATTTCCAGTTACTATGGGCAAGATTACTTACAAGCGGGTGACATGTTTGGTTTTGGGTGGAAAAACTGGGTCAATTCCATTTTGTGGGACAAGACTTTCAGTGAAAAGACCTTTCTGAATGTCAACGGGTATTATTCCCAGTATGACTATCAAATAGATATAATGGATGATGACAATGGCTTCAGCTGGAGTAACCTGATTTCTGAAGGAGGGCTTCGTTGGTTTTTTACATTAGCACCAAGTGACAAGGCGGTTTTTGAAGTAGGGGCTCACAGTCGGTATTATCATTTTTCACCGGTGGATATGACCACCAGTCCAGAAAGCCAGATAACGCCTATCACCACCCATCCTGGGAATGCTGTGCAGCAGGATTTTTTCGTTTCCGGAGAGTTGGACATTTCTCCCAAACTGAAGGTGGAAGGAGGGCTTCGGTGGAGCATGTACGCCCAGATCGGCAAGGGCGCAGAATACATCTACAATGAAGGTCCGGCGCAGGATAATGCCGCCATCATTGACACGGTCTATTACGATAGGTTGCGTCCGATGGCGTTTTACCAAGGGAAAGAGCCCCGCATTGCCCTAAGGTACAAAATCACCAAGGACCTGTCCTTTAAAAGTGCCTATAACCGCAATTTTCAATACCTGCAGGTGGCTTCCAACAGCTCTGCTGGACTACCAATAGATCGTTGGGCATTGGCCAATGAATACATTCACCCTATTATGGCCGACCAGTATTCGGCAGGGGTGTACAAGACTGTGAACGAAGGGGATTGGGAGTTTTCTGTGGAGGGGTATTATAAAGAGTATGACCGCATCATCGATGTGAAGCAGGGGCAGATGTGCTGTTCACGGATCATCTGGAGACGGAAGTCCTAG
- a CDS encoding type II toxin-antitoxin system RelE/ParE family toxin: MSKNKYRISKQAIEDLNYIWVYTFHNWSKEQADRYYDLIIGEIEFIADNYLSGKSADQTRKNYRVTNIKSHLIFYRKVENEIVEITRILHQRMDIKKQLK, encoded by the coding sequence ATGAGTAAAAACAAGTATCGAATAAGTAAACAAGCGATTGAAGATTTAAATTATATTTGGGTTTATACTTTTCACAATTGGTCTAAAGAACAGGCAGATAGGTACTACGACTTAATAATCGGAGAGATTGAATTTATAGCGGACAACTATTTGAGTGGAAAATCCGCGGATCAAACTCGAAAAAATTATCGAGTGACAAATATCAAGTCACATTTGATTTTTTACAGAAAAGTGGAAAATGAGATTGTTGAAATCACTAGAATTTTACATCAAAGAATGGACATTAAAAAACAACTGAAATAA
- a CDS encoding type II toxin-antitoxin system ParD family antitoxin gives MGKNTSISLGNHFEEFIREEVNSGRYGSVSEVIRSALRLLEREEKKERELIKALEVGENSGFVEDFDPKQNLAELHRRHL, from the coding sequence ATGGGAAAAAACACATCAATATCACTCGGAAATCATTTTGAGGAGTTTATCAGAGAAGAAGTAAATTCTGGTAGGTATGGTTCAGTTAGCGAAGTTATTCGTTCCGCATTACGTTTGTTAGAACGTGAAGAAAAAAAGGAAAGAGAATTGATTAAAGCTCTCGAAGTTGGAGAAAATAGCGGGTTTGTTGAAGATTTCGATCCAAAACAGAATCTGGCTGAATTACATCGTCGACACTTATGA
- a CDS encoding phosphoribosylaminoimidazolesuccinocarboxamide synthase, translating to MNTAIKETQFEFPNQTGFYKGKVRDVYMFEDKIAVVASDRISAFDVVLPLPIPFKGQVLNQIAAKFLAATADIVPNWVISTPDPNVTIGKKCEPFKVEMVIRGYLAGHAWREYREGKRSICGVSLPEGLKENDKLPEPIITPTTKADEGHDEDISREDILANGIVSAEDYAILEKYTRALFLRGTEMAADKGLILVDTKYEFGKYNGEILLIDEIHTPDSSRYFYAAGYEENQEANQPQKQLSKEFVRQWLIANNFQGKDGQSVPNMPNKIVNDISDRYIELYEKITGEEFDKADNTNMMERIKKSIEEII from the coding sequence ATGAATACGGCCATTAAAGAAACCCAATTTGAATTCCCGAATCAAACAGGTTTTTACAAAGGAAAAGTCCGGGATGTCTACATGTTTGAGGACAAGATCGCAGTAGTCGCCTCCGACAGGATCTCCGCGTTTGATGTGGTACTCCCACTGCCCATTCCTTTTAAAGGTCAGGTGCTCAACCAAATAGCGGCCAAGTTCTTGGCGGCCACAGCAGATATCGTCCCCAACTGGGTGATCTCTACTCCTGATCCCAATGTCACCATCGGTAAAAAATGTGAGCCTTTTAAGGTAGAAATGGTCATCAGGGGATACCTCGCCGGACACGCCTGGCGTGAATACCGAGAGGGAAAAAGGAGCATTTGTGGTGTCAGCCTTCCAGAAGGATTGAAGGAAAACGACAAACTCCCAGAGCCTATCATCACACCTACCACCAAGGCAGATGAAGGGCATGATGAAGACATCAGCAGGGAAGATATCCTGGCAAATGGTATTGTCAGTGCAGAAGATTATGCCATCCTCGAAAAATACACTAGGGCGCTCTTCTTGAGAGGAACCGAAATGGCCGCCGACAAAGGCCTGATCCTGGTAGATACCAAATACGAATTTGGGAAATACAACGGTGAGATCTTGCTGATCGATGAAATACATACGCCAGACTCCAGTCGCTACTTTTATGCAGCAGGCTATGAGGAAAACCAAGAAGCCAACCAGCCCCAAAAACAACTCTCCAAGGAGTTTGTAAGACAATGGCTGATCGCCAATAACTTCCAGGGCAAGGACGGACAGAGCGTCCCTAATATGCCCAATAAAATTGTAAATGATATTTCCGACCGTTATATTGAGCTTTATGAGAAAATCACCGGTGAGGAATTTGATAAAGCCGACAACACCAATATGATGGAAAGGATAAAGAAATCCATCGAAGAAATCATTTAA
- a CDS encoding VWA domain-containing protein, with product MIWAYPDLTLIGILAAVFGVLYSIYLIRFWRINKRLKVKKHRLLMKMGLRIAYFLLFLVALAGPSVGNATKEIKQEGKDLFIAIDLSQSMNATDISPSRLQRVKYELKNLIKNFSSDRIGLIIFSSEAFIQCPLTFDQNVLQLHLDGLHSQLVPNFGTDIGAPLALAVKKFSTDENQDPKSKSIVLISDGENFGDNLNSTLGQLKEQGIKVFSLGIGTEAGSTIPKGNGVIMDESTNSPAVSKLSTNTLKRIASETNGQYFEISDDVQEIPQLITSIEKLEGAVTGSRTVEASANKYFYFLLAALGLAILDMILPLRTISM from the coding sequence ATGATTTGGGCATATCCTGACTTAACATTAATTGGTATCTTGGCCGCCGTTTTTGGCGTGCTGTATAGTATTTACCTTATACGCTTCTGGCGTATCAATAAAAGGCTGAAGGTCAAAAAGCATCGACTGTTGATGAAAATGGGGCTGCGCATTGCCTACTTTTTGCTTTTCCTCGTAGCGCTGGCTGGTCCATCCGTGGGCAATGCCACCAAAGAGATCAAGCAAGAGGGCAAAGACCTGTTTATCGCCATCGACCTTTCACAGTCCATGAATGCAACAGACATCAGTCCTTCGCGGCTTCAGCGGGTGAAATACGAACTTAAAAACCTGATCAAGAATTTCAGCTCCGACCGTATTGGGCTGATCATTTTCAGTTCGGAGGCTTTTATCCAGTGTCCACTGACATTTGACCAAAACGTCCTTCAGCTGCACCTTGACGGATTGCACTCGCAGCTAGTCCCTAATTTTGGTACGGATATCGGAGCGCCACTGGCACTGGCTGTCAAAAAATTCAGCACTGACGAAAACCAAGACCCCAAATCCAAATCCATCGTACTGATCAGTGATGGGGAAAACTTTGGGGACAACCTGAACAGCACCCTTGGCCAGCTGAAGGAACAGGGAATCAAAGTCTTTAGTCTCGGAATAGGTACCGAGGCAGGCAGCACCATCCCCAAAGGCAATGGAGTGATCATGGACGAGTCCACCAATTCCCCTGCCGTCAGCAAGCTAAGCACCAATACCTTAAAAAGAATTGCCAGTGAAACCAATGGTCAATATTTTGAGATCAGTGATGATGTACAGGAAATCCCCCAGCTGATCACTTCCATCGAAAAACTGGAGGGTGCCGTCACAGGTTCCAGAACAGTAGAAGCCTCCGCCAATAAGTACTTCTACTTCCTTCTGGCCGCACTCGGCTTGGCCATCTTGGATATGATCTTGCCACTTCGTACCATAAGCATGTAA
- a CDS encoding toxin-antitoxin system YwqK family antitoxin, translating into MFLKPASILFLLLLCHYSKAQDTVRTYYDEKKSILMEVYPTQNERINGRYQRYFEDGSLQLQGDFVMGKREGLFVHFYPESNDTLKTVGYQDGLRQGPALSFDEKGNLIQKVEFQNDRMEGTLESYFPEGALKMKGTFTNSQPHGKHTVYYPDGTVRSASTYEEGMLEGSLKSYYESGQLQSEEHYSAGQLDGKVTAYYPNGQLKEQSVYEEGVQDGVFTGYFENGQIAKKGTYKNGRPNGLFKTFHLSGTTKEIIEYKKGKPIDKQLLYYPSGKKSEVISYDRDGVKQQHTFYHENGQVQKRVQLVGGLPQGQVVSYDINGNKQEVIPYQNGKWNGHYRRFDETGNLILEQGFKNGKQHGEEKTYYPNGQLKTLTTYDFGWKHGPYQSQSPTGDILVEGSFWFNKKSSVWKYYDKKGTHIKTENYDKKGKLVE; encoded by the coding sequence ATGTTTTTAAAACCCGCATCCATCCTCTTTCTTCTGTTGCTATGCCATTACAGCAAAGCCCAGGACACTGTACGAACGTATTATGATGAGAAGAAATCGATATTAATGGAAGTCTATCCCACCCAAAATGAAAGGATAAACGGAAGGTACCAGCGGTATTTTGAAGATGGATCACTTCAGCTTCAGGGAGATTTTGTCATGGGCAAAAGAGAAGGTCTATTTGTTCATTTCTATCCAGAAAGTAACGATACACTCAAGACCGTTGGCTATCAAGATGGCCTCAGGCAAGGTCCCGCATTGTCCTTTGATGAAAAGGGCAACCTGATCCAGAAAGTGGAATTCCAGAATGACCGGATGGAAGGAACATTGGAAAGTTATTTTCCTGAAGGGGCCTTAAAAATGAAGGGAACCTTCACCAATAGCCAACCTCATGGTAAGCATACCGTCTATTATCCTGACGGAACCGTCCGCTCAGCATCCACTTATGAAGAAGGTATGCTGGAAGGCTCCTTGAAAAGCTATTATGAAAGTGGCCAGCTACAGTCTGAAGAGCACTACTCTGCAGGGCAGCTGGACGGAAAAGTCACTGCTTACTATCCCAACGGACAATTAAAAGAGCAATCGGTTTATGAAGAGGGTGTCCAGGACGGCGTTTTTACGGGCTATTTTGAAAATGGACAAATCGCCAAAAAGGGCACCTATAAAAATGGCCGGCCAAATGGGCTTTTCAAAACATTCCATCTCTCAGGAACTACCAAAGAGATCATTGAGTACAAAAAGGGAAAACCAATAGACAAACAACTGCTGTACTATCCATCAGGAAAAAAATCCGAAGTCATCTCCTATGACCGTGATGGGGTCAAACAACAACATACTTTTTACCATGAAAACGGCCAAGTCCAAAAGAGGGTTCAGCTGGTTGGAGGTCTTCCCCAGGGCCAAGTCGTTAGCTATGATATAAACGGCAACAAGCAAGAGGTAATTCCGTATCAAAACGGAAAATGGAATGGTCATTACAGACGTTTTGATGAAACAGGGAACTTGATATTGGAACAGGGCTTCAAAAATGGAAAACAACACGGAGAAGAAAAAACCTACTACCCCAATGGCCAACTCAAGACATTGACGACTTATGATTTTGGTTGGAAGCATGGCCCTTACCAATCACAGAGCCCTACAGGGGATATTCTGGTAGAAGGAAGTTTTTGGTTCAATAAAAAATCATCTGTATGGAAGTACTATGATAAAAAAGGAACCCACATAAAAACAGAAAATTATGATAAAAAGGGTAAATTAGTTGAATAA
- a CDS encoding DUF4249 family protein: MRYTLLLGLMIVLFSCQEEVVLELRESENYPVIEASWTDNSNLNQVKISMSKTYYDSASYRPVTNAEVYIVHEERNHRIEFEYSEQTLSYLPVYNQRGLEAQHYTLHVHIKGNHYRSSGVLLEAPKLDSISYRYKEKRLLRPAGYYLTLHGKISFDENNYYRVKAVRNDTLLVSRNDYLLFDDTFGTAALEDGFEIETIPYQEGDEARIALYRLNESAYNYMEGIVELMYNDGGLFSPPPQNPPSNFELVEGDMPVLGYFLVAPVLTESVTIE, translated from the coding sequence ATGAGATATACATTACTACTTGGGTTGATGATAGTGCTTTTTTCATGTCAGGAAGAAGTTGTCTTGGAGTTGAGGGAAAGTGAAAACTACCCAGTGATCGAGGCTTCCTGGACCGATAACAGTAACCTAAACCAAGTAAAAATATCCATGAGCAAAACCTACTATGATTCGGCGTCCTACCGTCCCGTTACCAATGCAGAGGTGTACATCGTCCATGAGGAACGCAATCACCGGATTGAATTTGAATACTCTGAACAGACCTTGTCTTACTTGCCTGTCTATAATCAACGTGGCCTTGAAGCCCAGCACTATACTCTCCACGTCCACATCAAAGGAAATCACTATCGCTCATCCGGTGTACTGTTGGAAGCCCCAAAACTGGACAGTATAAGCTATCGCTACAAAGAAAAAAGACTGCTAAGACCAGCTGGCTATTACCTTACCCTACATGGCAAGATTTCTTTTGATGAAAATAATTATTACCGGGTAAAAGCCGTAAGAAATGATACCTTATTGGTTTCAAGAAATGATTATTTGTTGTTTGACGATACGTTTGGTACGGCAGCATTGGAGGATGGTTTTGAGATAGAGACCATTCCATACCAAGAGGGAGATGAGGCGAGGATTGCCCTTTATCGACTCAATGAAAGTGCCTACAATTATATGGAAGGCATTGTGGAATTGATGTATAATGATGGAGGCCTGTTCAGCCCACCTCCCCAAAATCCACCAAGTAATTTTGAGCTAGTGGAAGGTGACATGCCTGTGCTGGGGTACTTTTTGGTTGCGCCGGTTTTGACGGAGTCAGTGACCATTGAGTAG
- a CDS encoding queuosine precursor transporter — protein MSNTADQNFQNKKTTLFIVLSGIFLTNAILAELIGVKIFSGEATLGLEPANWTFFGDYVLDFNLTAGAVIWPVVFITTDIINEYFGKKGVRKISFLTAGFIAYAFIFIVIVTALPPAAFWLDVNSTDPNGNPFNIEYAFDVIFRQGLGIIIGSLTAFLLGQLIDVFIFQKLRKITGAKMIWLRATGSTLVSQLIDSFVVLGIAFYVFGNWSIEQLISVGIINYIYKFTVAIILTPLLYLGHNIIDNYLGKEYAERMAEEAAGNTSF, from the coding sequence ATGTCCAACACCGCCGACCAAAACTTCCAAAACAAAAAGACTACCCTGTTCATCGTCCTTAGCGGGATCTTCCTGACCAACGCTATCCTCGCCGAGCTCATTGGGGTCAAAATATTTTCCGGTGAGGCCACTTTGGGGCTGGAGCCTGCCAACTGGACGTTTTTTGGGGATTATGTACTGGACTTTAACCTTACCGCTGGCGCGGTGATCTGGCCGGTGGTCTTTATCACCACGGACATCATCAATGAGTATTTTGGCAAAAAAGGAGTACGCAAAATCAGTTTCCTCACGGCGGGCTTTATTGCTTATGCATTTATTTTCATTGTCATCGTTACCGCCTTGCCTCCGGCAGCATTCTGGCTGGATGTCAACAGCACCGATCCCAATGGCAACCCGTTCAACATAGAATATGCCTTTGATGTCATCTTCCGGCAAGGTTTGGGAATCATCATCGGCTCCTTGACTGCATTCTTGTTGGGGCAGCTGATTGACGTGTTTATCTTCCAAAAACTCCGCAAAATCACCGGTGCCAAAATGATCTGGCTACGTGCCACCGGCTCCACCTTGGTCTCCCAGCTGATCGACTCTTTCGTGGTACTGGGCATCGCTTTTTATGTCTTTGGCAACTGGTCCATCGAGCAGCTGATCTCCGTGGGCATCATCAACTACATTTACAAATTTACCGTCGCCATCATCCTCACGCCCCTACTCTACCTCGGACACAATATCATCGACAACTACCTCGGCAAAGAATACGCCGAACGAATGGCTGAAGAAGCCGCTGGGAACACTTCTTTTTGA
- a CDS encoding STAS domain-containing protein, which yields MKYAVDKKEQYVIFTLQEEKLDSPLSPELKSELLTVHAEGYSNLILDMSHVKYADSSGLSALLVGHRAFSEDGGIFVISSPQDHVTKLIKISMLDKVLNVADSIENAADKIFMHEIDGNKEEEEEEN from the coding sequence ATGAAGTACGCAGTAGATAAAAAAGAACAATACGTAATATTCACCTTGCAGGAAGAGAAGTTGGACTCTCCGCTTTCTCCTGAACTGAAGTCAGAGCTGTTGACGGTACATGCAGAAGGATACAGCAACCTGATCTTGGACATGAGCCACGTAAAATATGCCGACTCCAGTGGACTGAGTGCACTATTGGTAGGCCACCGTGCCTTCAGTGAAGATGGCGGTATCTTCGTCATCTCCTCTCCTCAAGACCATGTCACCAAGCTTATCAAAATATCCATGCTCGACAAGGTCCTTAATGTAGCTGATTCCATTGAAAATGCGGCTGACAAGATCTTCATGCATGAGATCGACGGAAACAAGGAAGAGGAAGAAGAGGAAAACTAA
- a CDS encoding ribonuclease Z, with amino-acid sequence MEFSVTILGSNSAVPAHNRNQTSQIVTLGSKLLMVDCGEATQIQLQRYKIRSFKIDHIFISHLHGDHYLGLMGVISTFHLNKRKTPLTIYGPRGLDEIITTQLKYGNTKLNYPLHFVRTDPDEKQLLVDTKKFMVYSFPLKHRLPCTGFLIVEKPGLRHLIKEKLQEQPLSIPAINVLKHGKDFMDKDGNVFTVEEFTSPPDPIRKYAFCSDTIFDETLVTYLKEADLLYHESTFMESECERAAETYHCTASQAATIAKKANVKQLLLGHYSTRYVELEPLLEEASSVFDRCQLSIEGETYHL; translated from the coding sequence TTGGAATTTTCGGTTACCATTTTAGGCTCCAACTCTGCTGTCCCTGCCCATAACAGGAACCAGACATCCCAGATCGTCACCCTTGGTAGTAAATTACTGATGGTCGACTGTGGAGAAGCCACCCAAATCCAGTTACAGCGCTACAAAATCAGGTCGTTTAAGATCGACCATATCTTTATATCGCATTTGCATGGAGATCACTACCTCGGACTGATGGGCGTGATCTCCACTTTTCACCTCAACAAACGCAAGACTCCCCTCACCATCTACGGCCCCCGTGGACTGGATGAGATCATCACCACCCAGCTTAAGTACGGCAATACCAAATTGAACTATCCACTTCATTTTGTCCGGACAGACCCGGACGAGAAGCAACTGTTGGTAGATACCAAAAAGTTCATGGTGTATAGCTTTCCGCTAAAGCACCGCTTGCCATGTACGGGATTTCTGATCGTGGAAAAACCCGGTCTTCGCCACCTCATCAAAGAAAAACTCCAAGAACAGCCACTGAGCATCCCTGCGATCAATGTTCTCAAACACGGCAAGGATTTTATGGATAAAGACGGTAATGTATTTACCGTCGAGGAATTTACCAGTCCCCCAGACCCTATCCGCAAATATGCCTTCTGCTCTGATACGATCTTTGATGAAACACTCGTAACTTACCTGAAGGAAGCGGACCTGCTGTACCATGAATCCACCTTTATGGAATCGGAATGTGAAAGGGCTGCGGAAACCTATCATTGTACGGCCAGTCAAGCGGCCACCATTGCCAAAAAAGCCAATGTCAAACAGTTGCTGCTGGGGCATTATTCCACACGGTACGTTGAGCTGGAACCTTTGCTGGAGGAAGCAAGCAGCGTTTTTGACCGCTGTCAGCTCAGTATCGAAGGAGAAACGTATCACCTCTAG